A window of Pelomonas sp. SE-A7 genomic DNA:
TCGACCTGAACCCAGGCCGGCAGGCCGATGGACTCAGCCAGCTTGAACGACTCGGTCACGCGCAACTGCTTCTTGGCCTTTTCGCGCACGGCGACGGTGTCGCCGGCCTTGACCAGGTAAGAAGCGATGTTCACGACTTCACCGTTGACGGTGATGCCCTTGTGCGAAACCAGCTGACGAGCCTCAGCGCGGGTCGAGCCGAAGCCCATGCGGTAGACGACGTTGTCCAGACGCGATTCCAGCAGGGTCAGCAGGTTGACGCCGGTGGAGCCCTTGCGGCGCTCGGCTTCGGCGAAGTAGCGGCGGAACTGACGCTCCAGCACGCCATACATGCGCTTGACCTTCTGCTTCTCGCGCAGCTGCAGACCGAAGTCGGAGGTGCGCTGGCCCGAGGTGCGGCCGTGCTGGCCAGGCTTGCTGTCGAACTTGGCCTTGTCGCTGATCGAGCGGCGGGCGCTCTTCAGGAACAGGTCGGTGCCTTCGCGGCGGGAAAGTTTGGCCTTGGGGCCGAGGTAACGTGCCACTTTGAGTGTCCTTGTTCAAGCTGACGCAAAGGTCGTTAGCCGATGCGCGAGTCCGGCCGGTGTTTTAGTGGGCTCGGACGGTGGTCTCTGAGGAGCCGGCCATGCAAGGCCCAGGCACTTCAGCAAAACAGCCGGCGCGGCACTTGCGTGCCCGCCGGCGGTGGAAAACCGCGATTATCGCACCAAATGCGAATTAGATGCGACGACGCTTTTGCGGGCGGCAGCCGTTGTGCGGCACCGGGGTCACGTCCGAGATCGAGTTGATCCGGATGCCCAGGGCAGCCAGGGCGCGAACCGACGACTCGCGGCCGGGACCGGGGCCCTTGATCTTCACGTCCAGGTTCTTGATGCCCTGCTCTTGAGCGGCACGGCCAGCCACCTCGGCCGCCACCTGGGCTGCGAACGGGGTCGACTTGCGCGAGCCCTTGAAGCCCTGACCACCCGACGAAGCCCAGGACAGGGCGCCGCCTTGACGGTCGGTGATGGTGATGATGGTGTTGTTGAACGAGGCGTGAACGTGAGCGATACCGTCGGCAACGTTCTTGCGAACCTTCTTGCGAACGCGCTGGGCAGCCGAGTTATTGGGTGCTTTTGCCATGATGACCTTCTTTCAATGCTTGCCGAGCGTCACTTCTTGCCGGTGGCGGCCGACTTGCGCGGACCCTTGCGGGTACGGGCATTCGTGCGGGTACGCTGACCGCGCATCGGCAGACCACGGCGATGACGGAAGCCGCGGTAGCAGCCCAGATCCATCAGTCGCTTGATGTTGATCGACATCTCACGGCGCAGATCGCCTTCGATGGTCATGCGGCCGACTTCTTCACGGATCTTTTCCAGATCAGTGTCAGTCAGGTCCTTGACCTTCTTGTCGAACGGAATGCCGCAAGCGGTGCAGATCTTCTGCGCGGTCGTACGGCCAATGCCGTAGATCGAGGTCAGACCGATCTCGGTGTGCTTTTGCGGCGGAATGTTGATACCAGCAATACGTGCCATGTGCGTCCTCTAATTCGCTCTAGTCGTGCTGCAATCAGCCCTGGCGCTGCTTGTGGCGCGGATCGGTACAGATCACACGCACCACGCCCTTGCGGCGGATGATCTTGCAATTGCGGCACATTTGCTTAACAGATGCCGAAACTTTCATGGTCTGCTCCTTGACCTACTCTTAATCGCTCAACGCGAGTCCGGGGTACTCAATCGCTCACTTCGCCCGGAACACGATGCGAGCACGACTCAAATCGTACGGTGTCAGTTCCACGGTCACCTTGTCGCCGGGGAGGATGCGGATGTAGTGCATCCGCATCTTTCCGGAGATGTGTCCGAGAACGACATGCCCGTTTTCCAACTTCACACGAAACGTGGCATTGGGGAGGTTCTCGAGAATCTCACCCTGCATTTGAATGACGTCGTCTTTCGCCATGCCTCGTATGCGTGTGTTGATGGGTTCTTTAATTTACTACCTGGTTCGTCCAGCCTTTCAGCTGGCCTTGAAATTTGCCTTCTTCAGCAGCGATTCATACTGCTGACTCATCACGTAGGACTGCACTTGCGCCCAGAAGTCCATCGTGACGACCACGATGATCAACAGCGAGGTCCCGCCGAAGTAGAACGGTACGTTGTACTTCAGGTTCAGGAACTCCGGCAGCAAGCACACGCCGGTGATGTAGATGGCGCCGGCCATGGTCAGGCGAGACAGGATCTTGTCAATATGCTTCGCCGTCTGCTCACCCGGGCGGATGCCAGGGATGAACGCGCCGCTCTTCTTCAGGTTGTCTGCGGTCTCACGGCTGTTGAACACCAGGGCCGTGTAGAAGAAGCAGAAGAAGACGATCGCAGCAGCGTAGAGCAGCACGTAGATCGGCTGGCCCGGACGCAGCATGTCGGCGATGTCCTTCAGCCAGCGCAGGCTGTCACCGGTGGCGAACCAGCTGACCACCGTGGTCGGCAGCAGGATGATCGACGAGGCGAAGATCGGCGGGATCACGCCCGACATGTTGAGCTTCAGCGGCAGATGCGAGCTCTGGCCACCGTAGACCTTGTTGCCGACCTGACGCTTGGCGTAGTTCACCAGGATCTTGCGCTGGCCCCGCTCGACGAACACGACCAGGTAGGTCACGACGACGATGATGGCAGCCACGATCAGGAAGGACACAGGGCCCATCGCACCGGTGCGAACCAGCTCCAGCAGGCCGCCGATGGCGCCCGGCAGACCCGCAGCGATACCGCTGAAGATCAGAATCGAGATCCCGTTGCCCAGGCCACGTTCGGTGATCTGCTCGCCCAGCCACATCAGAAACATCGTGCCGGCCACCAGGCTGGACACCGCGGTCAGGCGGAATCCAAAGCCCGGGCTGATCACCAGGCCGGCCGAGCTCTCAAGCGCCAGCGCAATGCTCAGCGATTGGAAGATGGCCAGACCCAGCGTGGCATAGCGCGTGTACTGCGTGATCTTGCGACGCCCTGCTTCGCCTTCCTTCTTCAGCGCTTCCAGGCTCGGCACCACGTACGACATCAGCTGGATGACGATGGAGGCCGAGATGTAGGGCGTGATGCCCAGCGCGAAGACGGTGAAGCGCGACAGCGCACCGCCCGAGAACATATTGAACAGGCTCAGGATGCCACCTTCCTGACCCTTGAAGAACTGCTGCAGCTGGGCCGGGTCGATACCGGGCACGGGGATATGCGCCCCGATGCGGTAGACGACCAGCGCCAGCAGCAGGAACACAAGCCGGCGACGCAGGTCGCCGAACTTGCCGCTCTTGGCCAGTTGGTTAGCGGTGGTGGTAGCCACTGTGCCTTGGTCCTGTCGATTTAGGCGACGGTGCCGCCAGCGGCCTCGATCGCTGCCTTGGCGCCAGCCGTGGCAGCCACGCCCTTGAGCGTGACCTTGCGGCTGATTTCACCCGACTTGATGACCTTGACCTGCTTGGTCAGTTCGGGCACCAGGCCGACGGCCTTCAGCGTCAGCAGGTCGATCTCCTCGCCGACCAGGCCTTGCAGGTCGCTCAGCGTGACCTCGGCATTGAACGGGCGAGCCAGCGACTTGAAGCCACGCTTGGGCAGGCGACGTTGCAGGGGCATCTGGCCGCCTTCGAAGCCGACCTTGTGATAGCCACCGGCACGCGACTTTTGACCCTTGTGGCCACGGCCAGCGGTCTTGCCCAGACCCGAGCCAATGCCACGGCCCACGCGACGCTTGGCGTGCTTGGCACCAGCGGCGGGCTTGATGGTATTGAGTTGCATCTTGAAGTCCTCGATTTCCCGGCCGGCGCTTACAGCACCTGGACCAGGTAGGCGATCTTGTTGATCATGCCGCGCACGGCGGGCGTGTCTTCCAGGGTGCGCTGGCTGTTCAGCTTGCGCAGGCCCAGACCGGCCACAGTGGCACGGTGCGAGGCACGGCAGCCGATCGGGCTGCGGACCAGCTTGACCGTCACGGTTTTCTTGTCAGACATGTTTGTCACTCCAATGGGCGAATCAGCCGAGGATTTCTTCGACCGACTTGCCGCGCTTGGCGGCAACTTCCGACGCCGTGGTGGAGCGCTTCAGCGCGTCCAGCGTGGCGCGGACCATGTTGTAGGGGTTCGTCGAACCGTGGCTCTTGGTCACGATGTCGGTCACGCCCATCACTTCGAACACAGCGCGCATCGGGCCGCCGGCGATCACGCCAGTACCGGTTGCAGCCGGGATCATCATGACGCGGGCAGCGCCGTGCTGACCGGTCACGTTGTGGTGGATGGTGCCGTTGCGCAGGTTGACCTTGACCATGTTGCGGCGGGCCGATTCCATGGCCTTCTGCACGGCGACCGGAACTTCCTTCGCCTTGCCCTTGCCCATGCCGATGCGGCCGTCGCCGTCGCCGACCACCGTCAGTGCTGCGAAGGACAGCGTACGGCCGCCCTTGACCACCTTGGTGACGCGGTTGACCGCGATCATCTTTTCCTTCAGGCCGTCGTCATTGCCTTCGGTCTGCGCGCGGGGTTGAAACTTTGCCATTTCTAAATCCTTTGTGCGTCAGAACTGCAGGCCGGCTTCGCGGGCTGCATCGGCCAGGGCCTTGATGCGGCCGTGATAGGCGAAACCTGCGCGGTCGAAGGCAACCTTTTCGATGCCAGCGGCCTTGGCCTTTTCGGCGATGCGCTTGCCGATCAGGGCTGCAGCTGCAACGTTGCCACCCTTGTCGGTACCCAGAGCTTCGCGGACTTCCTTCTCGGCGGTCGACGCACTGGCCAGCACACGGGCGCCGTCGTCGGAAATGACGCTGGCGTAGATATGCAGGTTCGAGCGGAACACCGTCAGGCGTGCAACGCGCTGAATGGCAATACGGACGCGGGTTTGGCGCGAACGACGGATGCGCTGTTCTTTCTTGGTCATCATGTCGCTGCTCCTTACTTCTTCTTGGTCTCTTTGAGAGAGACCTTCTCGTCGGAATAGCGGATGCCCTTGCCCTTGTAAGGCTCCGGCGGACGGAAGGCGCGCACTTCTGCGGCGATCTGGCCCACCACTTGGCGGTCCGCACCCTTGATCAGGATTTCGGTCTGCGTGGCGCACTCAACCTTGATGCCCGCCGGCATATCCTTCACCACAGGGTGAGAGAACCCGATTTGCAGGTTGAGCTTCTGACCTTGGGCCTGGGCACGGAAACCCACACCGACCAGGTTCAGCTTGCGCTCGAAGCCCTTGCTCACGCCGGTGACCATGTTGGCCACCAGAGCGCGCATCGTGCCACTCATGGCATCGGCTTCCTTGGATTCATTGACAGGCGTGAAGCTCAGCTTGCCGCCTTCGTTCTTGACAGTCACCAGGGCATTGACCGGACGGGTCAGCGTGCCCAGGGTGCCCTTGACGCTGATCTGGTCAGCGTTGATGGTCACGTCCACACCTTGCGGGACGGCCACCGGCATTTTTCCAACGCGGGACATTGTCGTCTCTCCTTGCGCTTAGGCGACGTAGCAGAGCACTTCGCCGCCGATACCGGCTTGACGTGCCTTGCGGTCGGTCATCACACCTTGCGGGGTGGTGACAATCGCCACGCCCAGGCCATTCATGACCTGAGGAATGTCGTGGCGGCCCTTGTAGATGCGCAGGCCAGGACGGCTCACGCGCTCGATACGCTCAATCACCGGACGACCGGCGTAATACTTCAGCGCAATCTCCAGTTCGGGACGGGCAGCATCGCCGCGCACATCGAAACCGTCGATATAGCCCTCGTCCTTCAGGACCTTGGCGATCGCGACCTTCAGCTTCGACGAAGGCATCACGACGCTGCTCTTCTCAACGCTCTGGGCGTTGCGAATGCGGGTCAGCATATCGGCGATAGGATCACTCATGCTCATACGAAATCTCCTAAACCTGCCGATTACCAGCTGGCCTTGACGACACCGGGGATGTCGCCCTTGAAGGCCAGTTCACGAATCTTGTTACGGGCCAGGCCGAACTTGCGGAACGTGCCGCGCGGACGACCGGTCAACTCGCAGCGATTGCGCAGGCGAGTCGGGTAGGCGTTGCGGGGCAGCTTCTGCAACTCCAGGCGGGCGGCATAGCGCTCTTCTTCCGACTTCTTGAAGTCGTTGATGATGGCCTTCAGTTCCGCGTACTTCTTGGCGTACTTAGCGACCAGCTGTTCGCGCTTCAGTTCACGTTGCTTGATAGAGAGTTTTGCCATAGGGCACCTCAGTTCTTGAACGGAAACTTGAACGCAGCCAGCAGAGCCTTGGCTTCGTCGTCCGTCTTGGCGGTCGTCGTGATGCTGATGTTCAGACCACGCAGAGCATCCACCTTGTCGTACTCGATTTCGGGGAAGATGATCTGTTCTTTGACGCCGATGTTGTAGTTGCCACGACCGTCGAACGAGCGGCCGGAGATACCACGGAAGTCGCGCACGCGCGGCAGGGCGATGGTCACGAAGCGGTCCAGGAATTCATACATCTGGACGCCACGCAGGGTGACCATGCAGCCGATGGGCACGTTTTCACGGATCTTGAAGCCGGCGATTGCCTTCTTCGACTTCGTGATCACGGGCTTCTGGCCGGCAATCTTGGTCAGATCGCCGACGGCGTGGTCCATGACCTTCTTGTCCGCCACCGCCTCGCTCACACCCATGTTGAGCGTGATCTTGGTGATGCGCGGCACTTCCATGACCGACTTGTAGCCAAACTTCTCAACGAGGCCTGGCACAACTTTTTCGCGGTAAATCGCTTGCAAACGAGCCATGTCGGACCTCTTAAGCCTTGATCTCTTCGCCGGTCGACTTGTAGACGCGCACCTTCTTGCCATCGGCGAGCAGCTTGATGCCCACGCGATCGGCCTTGCCGGCAGCGGCGTTGAAAATCGCCACGTTGGATTGATGGATAGGCATCGTCTTGTCGACCACGCCACCGGTGGTGCCCTTCATCGGATTGGGCTTGACGTGCTTCTTGACGACATTGACGCCGTCAACGACGACGTGATCGGCATCAACGCGCGACGACACGACGCCGCGCTTGCCCTTGTCGCGGCCGGTCAGCACGATGACCTCGTCGCCTTTACGAATCTTGTTCATGGCAATACCTTTGACTTGACGAGGCCTTAGAGGACCTCAGGCGCCAGCGACACGATCTTCATGAAGCGCTCGGTACGCAGTTCACGCGTCACCGGGCCGAAGATGCGGGTGCCGATCGGCTCCAGCTTGGCATTCAGCAGGACAGCAGCATTGCCGTCGAACTTGACCAGCGAGCCGTCCTGGCGGCGCACGCCCTTGGCGGTACGCACGACCACAGCACTGTAGACCTCGCCCTTCTTGACGCGGCCACGCGGAGCAGCTTCTTTGATGCTGACCTTGATGATGTCGCCAATGCCGGCATAACGGCGCTTGGAGCCGCCAAGCACCTTGATGCACTGAACGGACTTGGCGCCAGTGTTGTCCGCGACATCGAGTCGCGATTGCATTTGAATCATGTCTATCCCCAACTTCTCCCGCATTGGCCGTGAGCAGCCGCAGCGGTCAGTCTTGGGCCCGTGAACCGATTGCACCCTCAGCTTGAAGGTACGCCCGGCGGTTAAGGGCGGATCCGAGGCCGAAAATGCGTAGACACGCACCTCGACGTTCGGCGAAGCTTTGCATTATGCGCGATTACCCGAGGTCGTGTCAAGCGACTTCGGCGCGCAATCGAAGAGGGCTGCCGAGCTGCCCCTCCGTCGATGACCAGGATCAGGCGGTCTTGGCCTGGCTCAGCAAAGTGCCGGCATCGCTGACTTCGAACTTGCCGGGGCCTTCGATATTCAGCGACTTGACCACACCATCCACCAGCAGCATCGAGTACCGCTGCGAGCGCAGGCCGAGGCCCTTGGCCGTCAGGTCCAGCGTCAGGCCAGTGGCTTTGGTGAAGTCGGCACTGCCATCGGCCATCATGCGGACCTTGCCGGCCGTCTTCTGGTCGCGGCCCCAAGCGCCCATGACGAAGGCATCGTTGACCGAGATGCACCAGATTTCATCGACACCTGCAGCGCGCAGCTCTGCGGCCTTGGCCACATAGCCCGGCACATGCTGGGCCGAGCAGGTCGGCGTGTAGGCGCCAGGCAGGGCGAACACGGCGATCGTCTTGCCAGCAACCAGCTTGTCGATGTCGAAGCTGTTGGGGCCGATCGAGCAGCCTTCGCCCTCGACCTCGATGAATTCCTGCAGCGTGCCCGAGGGGATGCGATCACCAATCTTCAGCATGGGTTGACTCCTGCTTCGCAAACGTCAAGAAAAACGGCCGGGTCGCTAGTATCCAGCGAACCGGCCGTTCGGAAGCCGCCGGGCGCAAGACCCTGCGGCAATCCCGTCTTCAGGCGATCAGACCAGCTGAGCCTTTTCGACCAGGCGGGTCACGACCCAGCTCTTGGTCTTGGACAGCGGACGGCCTTCGGCGATCTCGACCACGTCACCCATCTTGTACTCACCCTTTTCGTCGTGGGCGTGGTACTTGCGCGAGTGAGCGACGATCTTGCCGTACAGCTCATGCTTGGCGCGACGCTCGACCAGGACCGTGACGGTCTTGGCGCGCTTGTCGCTGACAACGCGACCGACCAGGGTGCGCGTGTTCTTGGTTTGAGCTTCAGTCATTTCGCGGCTCCCTTCTTCTTCTCGGCCAGGACAGTCTTGACGCGAGCGATATCGCGACGGGTCTTGCCCAGGGTCGAGTGGTTGGTCAGCTGCTGGGTAGCCTTTTGCATGCGCAGGCCGAAATGGGCCTTCAGCAGGTCAGTCACTTCCTTTTCAAGGGAAGCGACGTCCTTGCCACGCAGTTCAGATGCTTTCATCGTGTTCTCCAATCAGGCGCCGACCTGGCGGGCCACGAAGGTGCAACGCAGGGGCAGCTTGGCAGCGGCCAGCGTGAACGCTTCGCGAGCCAGAGCCTCCGGCACACCATTGATCTCGTAGAGCACCTTGCCCGGCTGAATTTCAGCCACGTAGTACTCCGGATTGCCCTTACCGTTGCCCATACGGACTTCGGCGGGCTTTTGCGAGATCGGCTTGTCCGGGAAGATGCGGATGAAGATACGACCACCGCGCTTGATATGGCGCGAGATCGCACGACGTGCAGCTTCGATCTGGCGGGCCGTCAGACGGCCACGCTCGGTAGCCTTGAGGCCGAAGTCGCCGAAGGACACGGCTGCGCCACGGGTGGCGATACCGGTGTTACGGCCCTTCTGCTCCTTGCGGTATTTGCGACGTGCAGGTTGCAGCATGTTTATTCTCCTTTGGCCTCGCCAGCGGCAGCGGCGGGCTTGCGGACCACGCGCTTGGCGGCAGGCTTGCTGTCGCCAGCGGCGTCACCAGCAGGCTTGTCACCGTCACGGCGGCCACGGCCGGCCGGAGCGCCCGGACGGGCGTTGCGACGCGGACGACGGTCGTCTTCGGCACCAGCCGGCGTGTTGATCACGGGGGCCTCGCCATTGGCCAGGCGGTCACCGCGGTAGACCCAGACCTTGACGCCGATGACGCCATAGGTGGTCTTGGCTTCCGAGAAACCGTAATCGATGTCGGCGCGCAGCGTGTGCAGAGGCACGCGGCCTTCGCGATACCACTCGGTACGAGCGATTTCGATGCCGTTCAGACGTCCGGCGGACATGATCTTGATGCCTTGGGCGCCCAGACGCATTGCGTTCTGCATGGCGCGCTTCATGGCGCGGCGGAACATGATGCGCTTTTCCAGCTGCTGGGTGATCGAGTCGGCGATCAGCTGAGCATCGATTTCGGGCTTGCGCACTTCCTCGATGTTCACGGCCACCGGCACGCCCAGACGCTTGGTCAGTTCGGCCTTCAGGCTTTCGATGTCCTCACCCTTCTTGCCGATCACGACGCCCGGACGTGCCGAGTAGATCGTGATGCGGGCGTTCTTGGCCGGACGCTCGATCAGAATGCGCGAAACCGCGGCATTCTTCAGCTTGGTCTTCAGGTAGTCGCGTACCTGCAGATCTTCGGCCAGCATGCCGGCGAAGTTCTGGTTGTTGGCGTACCAACGCGAAGCCCAGTTACGGGTGACGGGCAGACGGAAGCCGGTCGGATGGATTTTTTGTCCCATAGTCTTCCTCTTGGCCTCAGTTACCGACCGACACGAAGATGTGGCAGGTGGGCTTGCTGATGCGATTGCCACGGCCCTTTGCGCGAGCCGAGAAACGCTTCAGCGTGGCGCCTTGCTCCACGTAGATCGACGTGACCTTCAGTTCATCAATGTCAGCGCCGTCGTTGTGCTCGGCGTTGGCGATGGCGCTTTCCAGCGCCTTCTTGATGATCACAGCGGCCTTCTTCTGGGTGAATTCCAGGATGTTCAGCGCTTGGTCCACCTTCTTGCCGCGGATCAGGTCTGCCACCAGGCGACCCTTGTCACACGAAAGGCGAACGCCGCGAACGATTGCTTTGGTTTCCATCGTTGGCATCCTTACTTCTTCCCGGCCTTCTTGTCGGCCGGATGGCCCTTGAAGGTGCGGGTCAGTGCGAATTCGCCCAGCTTGTGGCCGACCATCTGGTCAGACACATAGACCGGCACGTGCTGCTTGCCGTTGTGCACGGCGATCGTCAGACCGATGAACTCGGGCAGGATCGTCGAGCGACGCGACCAGGTCTTGATGGGCTTCTTGTCCTTGTTGGCAACCGCTTTGTCGACC
This region includes:
- the rplX gene encoding 50S ribosomal protein L24, producing the protein MNKIRKGDEVIVLTGRDKGKRGVVSSRVDADHVVVDGVNVVKKHVKPNPMKGTTGGVVDKTMPIHQSNVAIFNAAAGKADRVGIKLLADGKKVRVYKSTGEEIKA
- the rpsE gene encoding 30S ribosomal protein S5 — translated: MAKFQPRAQTEGNDDGLKEKMIAVNRVTKVVKGGRTLSFAALTVVGDGDGRIGMGKGKAKEVPVAVQKAMESARRNMVKVNLRNGTIHHNVTGQHGAARVMMIPAATGTGVIAGGPMRAVFEVMGVTDIVTKSHGSTNPYNMVRATLDALKRSTTASEVAAKRGKSVEEILG
- a CDS encoding peroxiredoxin, whose translation is MLKIGDRIPSGTLQEFIEVEGEGCSIGPNSFDIDKLVAGKTIAVFALPGAYTPTCSAQHVPGYVAKAAELRAAGVDEIWCISVNDAFVMGAWGRDQKTAGKVRMMADGSADFTKATGLTLDLTAKGLGLRSQRYSMLLVDGVVKSLNIEGPGKFEVSDAGTLLSQAKTA
- the rplP gene encoding 50S ribosomal protein L16, with product MLQPARRKYRKEQKGRNTGIATRGAAVSFGDFGLKATERGRLTARQIEAARRAISRHIKRGGRIFIRIFPDKPISQKPAEVRMGNGKGNPEYYVAEIQPGKVLYEINGVPEALAREAFTLAAAKLPLRCTFVARQVGA
- the rpsS gene encoding 30S ribosomal protein S19, which translates into the protein MTRSLKKGPFVDAHLMAKVDKAVANKDKKPIKTWSRRSTILPEFIGLTIAVHNGKQHVPVYVSDQMVGHKLGEFALTRTFKGHPADKKAGKK
- the rpmJ gene encoding 50S ribosomal protein L36, which gives rise to MKVSASVKQMCRNCKIIRRKGVVRVICTDPRHKQRQG
- the rplE gene encoding 50S ribosomal protein L5, with protein sequence MARLQAIYREKVVPGLVEKFGYKSVMEVPRITKITLNMGVSEAVADKKVMDHAVGDLTKIAGQKPVITKSKKAIAGFKIRENVPIGCMVTLRGVQMYEFLDRFVTIALPRVRDFRGISGRSFDGRGNYNIGVKEQIIFPEIEYDKVDALRGLNISITTTAKTDDEAKALLAAFKFPFKN
- the rpmC gene encoding 50S ribosomal protein L29; this encodes MKASELRGKDVASLEKEVTDLLKAHFGLRMQKATQQLTNHSTLGKTRRDIARVKTVLAEKKKGAAK
- the secY gene encoding preprotein translocase subunit SecY, producing MATTTANQLAKSGKFGDLRRRLVFLLLALVVYRIGAHIPVPGIDPAQLQQFFKGQEGGILSLFNMFSGGALSRFTVFALGITPYISASIVIQLMSYVVPSLEALKKEGEAGRRKITQYTRYATLGLAIFQSLSIALALESSAGLVISPGFGFRLTAVSSLVAGTMFLMWLGEQITERGLGNGISILIFSGIAAGLPGAIGGLLELVRTGAMGPVSFLIVAAIIVVVTYLVVFVERGQRKILVNYAKRQVGNKVYGGQSSHLPLKLNMSGVIPPIFASSIILLPTTVVSWFATGDSLRWLKDIADMLRPGQPIYVLLYAAAIVFFCFFYTALVFNSRETADNLKKSGAFIPGIRPGEQTAKHIDKILSRLTMAGAIYITGVCLLPEFLNLKYNVPFYFGGTSLLIIVVVTMDFWAQVQSYVMSQQYESLLKKANFKAS
- the rpsN gene encoding 30S ribosomal protein S14; this encodes MAKLSIKQRELKREQLVAKYAKKYAELKAIINDFKKSEEERYAARLELQKLPRNAYPTRLRNRCELTGRPRGTFRKFGLARNKIRELAFKGDIPGVVKASW
- the rplN gene encoding 50S ribosomal protein L14 is translated as MIQMQSRLDVADNTGAKSVQCIKVLGGSKRRYAGIGDIIKVSIKEAAPRGRVKKGEVYSAVVVRTAKGVRRQDGSLVKFDGNAAVLLNAKLEPIGTRIFGPVTRELRTERFMKIVSLAPEVL
- the rpsH gene encoding 30S ribosomal protein S8, producing MSMSDPIADMLTRIRNAQSVEKSSVVMPSSKLKVAIAKVLKDEGYIDGFDVRGDAARPELEIALKYYAGRPVIERIERVSRPGLRIYKGRHDIPQVMNGLGVAIVTTPQGVMTDRKARQAGIGGEVLCYVA
- the rpsD gene encoding 30S ribosomal protein S4; this encodes MARYLGPKAKLSRREGTDLFLKSARRSISDKAKFDSKPGQHGRTSGQRTSDFGLQLREKQKVKRMYGVLERQFRRYFAEAERRKGSTGVNLLTLLESRLDNVVYRMGFGSTRAEARQLVSHKGITVNGEVVNIASYLVKAGDTVAVREKAKKQLRVTESFKLAESIGLPAWVQVDGGKLEGVFKKTPDRDEFGAEINESLIVELYSR
- the rpsK gene encoding 30S ribosomal protein S11 — encoded protein: MAKAPNNSAAQRVRKKVRKNVADGIAHVHASFNNTIITITDRQGGALSWASSGGQGFKGSRKSTPFAAQVAAEVAGRAAQEQGIKNLDVKIKGPGPGRESSVRALAALGIRINSISDVTPVPHNGCRPQKRRRI
- the rpsC gene encoding 30S ribosomal protein S3: MGQKIHPTGFRLPVTRNWASRWYANNQNFAGMLAEDLQVRDYLKTKLKNAAVSRILIERPAKNARITIYSARPGVVIGKKGEDIESLKAELTKRLGVPVAVNIEEVRKPEIDAQLIADSITQQLEKRIMFRRAMKRAMQNAMRLGAQGIKIMSAGRLNGIEIARTEWYREGRVPLHTLRADIDYGFSEAKTTYGVIGVKVWVYRGDRLANGEAPVINTPAGAEDDRRPRRNARPGAPAGRGRRDGDKPAGDAAGDSKPAAKRVVRKPAAAAGEAKGE
- the infA gene encoding translation initiation factor IF-1, translated to MAKDDVIQMQGEILENLPNATFRVKLENGHVVLGHISGKMRMHYIRILPGDKVTVELTPYDLSRARIVFRAK
- the rpsM gene encoding 30S ribosomal protein S13, coding for MARIAGINIPPQKHTEIGLTSIYGIGRTTAQKICTACGIPFDKKVKDLTDTDLEKIREEVGRMTIEGDLRREMSINIKRLMDLGCYRGFRHRRGLPMRGQRTRTNARTRKGPRKSAATGKK
- the rpmD gene encoding 50S ribosomal protein L30, yielding MSDKKTVTVKLVRSPIGCRASHRATVAGLGLRKLNSQRTLEDTPAVRGMINKIAYLVQVL
- the rplO gene encoding 50S ribosomal protein L15; translation: MQLNTIKPAAGAKHAKRRVGRGIGSGLGKTAGRGHKGQKSRAGGYHKVGFEGGQMPLQRRLPKRGFKSLARPFNAEVTLSDLQGLVGEEIDLLTLKAVGLVPELTKQVKVIKSGEISRKVTLKGVAATAGAKAAIEAAGGTVA
- the rplR gene encoding 50S ribosomal protein L18: MMTKKEQRIRRSRQTRVRIAIQRVARLTVFRSNLHIYASVISDDGARVLASASTAEKEVREALGTDKGGNVAAAALIGKRIAEKAKAAGIEKVAFDRAGFAYHGRIKALADAAREAGLQF
- the rplV gene encoding 50S ribosomal protein L22; translation: METKAIVRGVRLSCDKGRLVADLIRGKKVDQALNILEFTQKKAAVIIKKALESAIANAEHNDGADIDELKVTSIYVEQGATLKRFSARAKGRGNRISKPTCHIFVSVGN
- the rpsQ gene encoding 30S ribosomal protein S17 — protein: MTEAQTKNTRTLVGRVVSDKRAKTVTVLVERRAKHELYGKIVAHSRKYHAHDEKGEYKMGDVVEIAEGRPLSKTKSWVVTRLVEKAQLV
- the rplF gene encoding 50S ribosomal protein L6 — translated: MSRVGKMPVAVPQGVDVTINADQISVKGTLGTLTRPVNALVTVKNEGGKLSFTPVNESKEADAMSGTMRALVANMVTGVSKGFERKLNLVGVGFRAQAQGQKLNLQIGFSHPVVKDMPAGIKVECATQTEILIKGADRQVVGQIAAEVRAFRPPEPYKGKGIRYSDEKVSLKETKKK